In Cupriavidus basilensis, the following proteins share a genomic window:
- a CDS encoding monovalent cation/H+ antiporter subunit D, whose translation MTHSLQPSILLPILLPMFAGGLLVAAPARWGRAQRVLSTAAALLLLPVAACMVGVAATGAILVDHIGNWPAPFGIVLQLDRLGALMLLLTAVLGAAAVVAAGRGDARLGRHFHALFQFQLMGLNGAFLAGDLFNLFVFFEILLIASYALLLHGGGRARIGAGLHYVVLNLAGSAFFLIAIGVLYGLSGTLNMAHMGVRLAGLAPADVPLATAAGVMLMLVFALKAALFPMVFWLPKAYASAAGSAAALFAIMTKVGIYAILRCAALVFDAPDGMLGVFLHDWVWWLALATMAFGALGALAAPNLKSLTCYLVVASVGLLAASVSMQTAQSWAGALYYLLSTTLCTAALFLLADALEPAAPAAPAREPVAVVRGSRLAGLLFLVAAVAAIGLPPLSGFIGKVMVMRSASLPAAAVLWPCILLSSLALLIAVSRTGTRLLWRLPQDHDPERHRACQRIAPDGWKLGCCAFLLACSLALVVGARPLSQYLADTCAQLFDRGAYLRAVLPSGGG comes from the coding sequence ATGACCCACAGCCTCCAGCCATCGATTCTCCTGCCCATCCTGCTGCCGATGTTTGCCGGCGGCCTGCTGGTGGCCGCGCCGGCACGCTGGGGCCGGGCCCAGCGCGTGCTGAGCACCGCGGCCGCGCTGCTGCTGTTGCCGGTCGCGGCGTGCATGGTCGGCGTGGCGGCCACGGGTGCCATCCTGGTCGATCACATCGGGAACTGGCCAGCGCCGTTTGGCATCGTGCTCCAGCTCGACCGGCTGGGCGCCCTGATGCTGTTGCTGACCGCGGTGCTGGGCGCGGCTGCCGTGGTGGCGGCGGGGCGGGGCGATGCGCGCCTCGGGCGGCATTTCCATGCGCTGTTCCAGTTCCAGCTGATGGGGCTGAACGGCGCCTTCCTGGCCGGCGACCTGTTCAATCTCTTCGTCTTCTTCGAGATCCTGCTGATCGCCTCCTATGCCTTGCTGCTGCACGGCGGCGGGCGGGCACGCATCGGCGCCGGGCTGCACTACGTCGTGCTGAACCTGGCCGGATCCGCTTTCTTCCTGATCGCGATCGGTGTGCTGTACGGGCTGAGCGGCACGCTCAACATGGCGCATATGGGCGTGCGGCTGGCCGGGCTGGCGCCGGCCGATGTGCCGCTGGCCACGGCGGCGGGCGTCATGCTGATGCTGGTCTTCGCGCTCAAGGCCGCGCTGTTTCCCATGGTTTTCTGGCTGCCCAAGGCCTACGCCAGCGCCGCGGGCTCGGCCGCTGCGCTGTTCGCCATCATGACCAAGGTGGGCATCTATGCCATCTTGCGCTGCGCGGCGCTGGTTTTCGATGCCCCGGATGGCATGCTGGGCGTGTTCCTGCATGACTGGGTGTGGTGGCTGGCCCTTGCCACCATGGCGTTCGGCGCCCTCGGCGCGCTGGCCGCCCCGAACCTCAAATCGCTGACCTGCTACCTTGTGGTGGCATCGGTAGGGCTGCTGGCGGCCAGCGTGTCGATGCAGACAGCGCAAAGCTGGGCGGGCGCGCTGTATTACCTGCTCAGCACCACGCTGTGCACGGCGGCGCTGTTCCTGCTGGCGGACGCGCTGGAGCCGGCTGCGCCTGCCGCCCCGGCGCGCGAGCCGGTGGCGGTGGTCCGCGGCTCGCGGCTGGCCGGCTTGCTGTTCCTGGTCGCGGCGGTGGCGGCGATCGGCCTGCCGCCGTTATCCGGCTTCATCGGCAAGGTCATGGTCATGCGCAGTGCCTCGCTGCCGGCGGCGGCCGTGTTGTGGCCTTGCATCCTGCTGTCCAGCCTGGCGCTGCTGATTGCGGTCAGCCGCACGGGCACGCGCCTGTTGTGGCGCTTGCCTCAGGATCACGATCCGGAGCGCCATCGCGCCTGCCAGCGCATTGCGCCCGACGGCTGGAAGCTGGGCTGCTGCGCGTTCCTGCTGGCCTGCAGCCTGGCCCTGGTCGTGGGTGCCCGTCCGCTGAGCCAGTATCTTGCCGACACCTGCGCCCAGTTGTTCGACCGTGGCGCGTACCTGCGCGCGGTGCTGCCGTCCGGGGGAGGCTGA
- a CDS encoding Na+/H+ antiporter subunit C, which yields MEAVYAGTLGILMACGIYLLLRARTFSVVMGLALISYAVSLFLLGMGRLSTGRPPIIATGAQYADPLPQGLVLTAIVIGFAMTAFAVVLALRSLGITGSDHVDGREAGPARGEPPAAGTPGTPGTDTASGQ from the coding sequence ATGGAAGCCGTCTACGCCGGCACGCTCGGCATCCTGATGGCCTGCGGCATCTACCTGCTGCTGCGTGCCCGCACGTTTTCCGTGGTGATGGGGCTGGCGCTGATCTCGTACGCCGTGAGCCTGTTCCTGCTGGGGATGGGGCGGCTGTCCACCGGCCGCCCGCCGATCATTGCCACGGGCGCGCAGTATGCCGATCCGCTGCCGCAGGGCCTCGTGCTGACGGCCATCGTCATCGGCTTTGCCATGACGGCATTCGCGGTGGTGCTGGCCTTGCGCTCCCTCGGCATCACGGGCAGCGATCATGTGGACGGCAGGGAGGCGGGCCCGGCGCGGGGCGAGCCGCCGGCGGCCGGCACCCCCGGCACCCCTGGCACAGACACGGCGAGCGGCCAATGA
- a CDS encoding monovalent cation/H+ antiporter subunit A — MVMAWLIALPLLAALLLLPVRRHVPFLATPIVVSTPLLGLGLLLSVRSAVFEGRTIAWRQPWLEDIGLSLSLRLDGLAYVFALLVLGIGLLVILYARYYLPRSESTGRFFSLLLLFMAAMLGVVLSSNLLLLAVFWEMTSIVSFLLIGFWSYRSDARKGARMALTVTGGGGLALLAGVLLLGHICGSMELSVVLAQAGTVQRHPLYPVMLSLILLAAFTKSAQFPFSFWLPHAMAAPTPVSAYLHSATMVKAGVFLLARLYPVLDGTNWWFYMVSLTGLATLVLGAGMALLQRDLKGLLAYSTISHLGLITLLFGLDTQLSTVAALFHIINHAVFKASLFMAAGIIDHETGTRDLLQLRGLRRYMPHTALLAIVASLSMAGVPLFNGFLSKEMFFGETLAQGLLGDFNWIIPAAATFAGALTVAYSLRFIYGVFFGGEPDGLPNYPPHEPPRSMKIPVEVLVAICLVVGLFPAYTVGPLLATAALATLGGPLPEYSLSLWHGVNLPLVMSLVSMACGSVLFFLRRNAFHRMQARFAHLNARDAFEAGIDSLARIAGRVTGAFETGSLQGYLAWMLAAMLLIPAVFLSDLDTLAGPVPAIPLDLMTVAGMGLLGLSAIGVVIAHRQRLNALVLLSACGLLVALLFTRFSAPDLALTQVSVEIVTILLLVLALYFLPVDRPDSSSLGRHVRDGCLALGGGTLLAILAYAVMTRPYDAISSFFLANSVEGGGGHNAVNVILVDFRGFDTMGEICVLLVAGLAVQALLKGMRLTAPPAGPKGLPWSTQSHPLLLAILARLMLPLTMLVAVFMLLRGHNLPGGGFVAALITAVALLLQYVASGVLWTEARIALNYRALAGGGILVAGLTGLGSWAFGFPFLTTAFGHFHIPVLGEIELATAMVFDLGVYFTVVGTTLLIVSHLGVRDKRLDGNVNGNAKEGG, encoded by the coding sequence ATGGTGATGGCCTGGTTGATCGCGCTTCCCTTGCTGGCAGCGTTGCTGCTGCTGCCGGTGCGGCGCCACGTACCCTTTCTGGCCACGCCCATCGTGGTGAGCACGCCATTGCTTGGCCTTGGCTTGCTGCTCAGCGTGCGCAGCGCGGTGTTCGAGGGCCGCACCATTGCCTGGCGCCAGCCCTGGCTCGAGGACATCGGGCTAAGCCTCAGCCTGCGGCTGGACGGCCTGGCCTACGTGTTTGCGCTGCTGGTGCTGGGCATCGGGTTGCTGGTCATCCTTTATGCGCGCTACTACCTGCCGCGCAGCGAATCCACCGGACGTTTTTTCTCCCTGCTGCTGCTGTTCATGGCGGCGATGCTGGGCGTGGTGCTGTCCAGCAACCTGCTGCTGCTGGCGGTGTTCTGGGAGATGACCAGCATCGTGTCGTTCCTGCTGATCGGCTTCTGGTCCTATCGCTCCGATGCGCGCAAGGGCGCGCGCATGGCGCTGACGGTGACCGGCGGGGGCGGGCTGGCGTTGCTGGCCGGTGTGCTGTTGCTCGGGCATATCTGCGGCAGCATGGAGCTCTCCGTGGTGCTGGCCCAGGCCGGCACCGTGCAGCGCCACCCGCTGTATCCGGTGATGCTGAGCTTGATCTTGCTGGCGGCGTTTACCAAGTCCGCGCAATTTCCCTTCAGTTTCTGGCTGCCGCATGCGATGGCGGCGCCCACGCCGGTGTCCGCCTACCTGCATTCCGCCACCATGGTCAAGGCCGGCGTCTTCCTGCTGGCGCGGCTGTATCCGGTGCTGGACGGCACCAACTGGTGGTTCTACATGGTCAGTCTCACCGGCCTTGCCACGCTGGTGCTTGGCGCGGGCATGGCCTTGCTGCAGCGGGACCTCAAAGGCCTGCTGGCGTATTCCACCATCAGCCATCTTGGCCTGATCACGCTGCTGTTCGGCCTGGACACGCAGTTGAGCACGGTGGCCGCGCTGTTCCACATCATCAACCATGCGGTGTTCAAGGCGTCGCTGTTCATGGCGGCGGGCATCATCGACCATGAGACCGGCACGCGCGACCTGCTGCAGCTGCGGGGCCTGCGCCGCTATATGCCGCACACGGCGTTGCTGGCCATCGTGGCGTCGCTCTCGATGGCGGGCGTGCCGCTGTTCAACGGCTTCCTGAGCAAGGAGATGTTCTTCGGCGAGACGCTCGCACAGGGCCTGCTGGGGGATTTCAACTGGATCATCCCGGCGGCGGCGACCTTTGCCGGGGCGCTGACGGTGGCGTACTCGCTGCGCTTTATCTACGGCGTGTTCTTTGGCGGCGAGCCGGACGGCCTGCCGAACTATCCGCCACATGAGCCGCCGCGCTCCATGAAGATTCCGGTGGAGGTGCTGGTTGCCATCTGCCTTGTGGTCGGGCTGTTCCCGGCGTATACGGTGGGGCCCTTGCTGGCGACGGCCGCCCTGGCCACGCTAGGCGGGCCGCTGCCGGAATACAGCCTCAGCTTGTGGCATGGCGTCAATCTGCCCCTGGTGATGAGCCTGGTCTCGATGGCCTGCGGCAGCGTGCTGTTCTTCTTGCGGCGCAACGCTTTTCATCGGATGCAAGCGCGTTTTGCCCATCTGAATGCGCGCGATGCGTTCGAGGCGGGCATCGACAGCCTGGCGCGGATCGCCGGGCGCGTCACCGGCGCATTCGAGACCGGCTCGCTGCAAGGCTACCTGGCGTGGATGCTGGCCGCCATGCTGCTGATTCCCGCCGTCTTCCTGTCCGACCTGGACACGCTGGCTGGCCCGGTGCCAGCGATCCCGCTCGACCTCATGACGGTGGCGGGGATGGGTTTGCTGGGGCTGTCGGCGATCGGCGTGGTGATTGCCCACCGGCAACGGCTGAACGCGCTTGTGCTGCTGAGCGCGTGCGGCTTGCTGGTGGCGCTGCTGTTCACGCGCTTCTCGGCGCCGGACCTGGCGCTGACGCAGGTCTCGGTCGAGATCGTCACCATCCTGCTGCTGGTGCTGGCCTTGTATTTCCTGCCCGTCGACCGGCCGGATTCGTCCTCGCTGGGCAGGCATGTGCGCGACGGCTGCCTGGCGCTGGGCGGCGGCACGTTGCTGGCCATCCTGGCCTACGCGGTGATGACCCGGCCTTACGACGCGATCTCCTCGTTCTTCCTGGCCAACAGCGTGGAAGGCGGCGGTGGCCATAATGCGGTCAACGTGATCCTGGTGGACTTCCGCGGCTTCGATACGATGGGCGAGATCTGCGTGCTGCTGGTCGCCGGCCTGGCGGTGCAGGCGCTGCTCAAGGGCATGCGCCTGACGGCGCCGCCAGCGGGGCCCAAGGGGCTGCCATGGTCAACCCAGAGCCATCCCTTGCTGCTCGCCATCCTGGCCCGGCTGATGTTGCCGCTGACCATGCTGGTCGCGGTCTTCATGCTGCTGCGCGGGCACAACCTGCCGGGCGGCGGCTTTGTCGCCGCGCTGATCACGGCGGTAGCCTTGCTGCTGCAGTACGTGGCCAGCGGCGTGCTGTGGACGGAGGCGCGCATCGCGCTGAACTATCGCGCGCTGGCCGGTGGCGGCATCCTGGTGGCGGGGCTGACCGGCCTGGGCAGCTGGGCGTTCGGTTTTCCGTTCCTGACCACGGCCTTCGGCCATTTCCACATACCGGTGCTGGGAGAAATCGAACTGGCGACCGCCATGGTGTTCGACCTGGGCGTTTATTTCACGGTGGTGGGCACGACCTTGCTGATCGTGTCCCACCTCGGCGTGCGTGACAAGCGCCTCGATGGCAATGTCAATGGCAATGCGAAGGAGGGGGGCTGA
- a CDS encoding OPT/YSL family transporter: MTAVGRPPQDATSPAHAGRLGATAAGGRRWAWLPEQGGWKYHALLGAIGVLVLGPLGGIAAAYMNFSLGFFVGGQVLAGILGSTVTYGYGADGRHGANYIQTIAASVAGMSGMAVVIQAMTWMGLPEPPIWQLMLYMLCVGMFGVGVGMLYTPILVDRLQLTFPSGLAVANILRALTDPVLLRQSVSRLAGGTVLGIVSGIGAARVERLAAIDLSASTFGAGMIVGARIGVAALVAGLAGQALIPFFVSIGWLAPGDPFRKITFLIALGMIMGAALLDISLILLKVYRHGRQLPARIRREPSAAAGDGSLWRMVAWVLFWGLAVVAVGVGLLHQPAGYMVLAVLLVFVFAMVNGISVGMVDQNPISSAFVLSVILMAALGLRDPNVGLIAATVLLVSTSEACDMQQDRSTGWRLGTSRTVQFRFQVAGIVAGAVLAVLFARLFMRAYPALALDQTVLSAGEQPQHWASAMTYKIVGALRGLTNDLPHQRTAVVLGIVLGLATAVLRLLVKSWPRYQRFARAGRGGRVADFLLDAVLLPSPYASSFGGFVNLPTSAWFALGGVVASLLNRLRNPGDAPDTLPEDMSTTSLVGGGLIAGDALAALGLGIAGLLFTALR; encoded by the coding sequence ATGACGGCAGTCGGCAGGCCACCGCAAGACGCTACCTCGCCGGCACACGCCGGGAGGCTCGGTGCCACTGCCGCCGGCGGCCGGCGCTGGGCATGGCTGCCAGAGCAGGGCGGCTGGAAATACCATGCGCTGCTCGGCGCCATCGGGGTCCTTGTGCTGGGCCCGCTGGGCGGGATTGCGGCGGCGTACATGAACTTCTCGCTCGGCTTCTTTGTGGGCGGGCAGGTGCTGGCAGGCATTCTCGGCTCCACGGTGACCTACGGCTATGGCGCGGACGGCCGCCATGGCGCGAACTATATCCAGACCATTGCCGCATCGGTCGCCGGCATGAGCGGCATGGCCGTGGTGATCCAGGCGATGACCTGGATGGGCCTGCCCGAGCCGCCGATATGGCAGTTGATGTTGTACATGCTTTGCGTGGGCATGTTCGGCGTGGGCGTGGGCATGTTGTACACGCCAATCCTGGTCGATCGGCTGCAACTCACGTTTCCCTCCGGGCTGGCGGTGGCCAACATCCTGCGCGCCCTGACGGATCCGGTGCTGCTCAGGCAGTCGGTGTCGCGGCTGGCTGGCGGCACGGTGCTGGGCATCGTCAGCGGCATCGGTGCGGCCCGCGTGGAGCGGCTTGCCGCCATCGATTTGTCCGCGTCCACCTTTGGCGCGGGCATGATCGTCGGGGCCCGCATCGGCGTGGCGGCGCTTGTTGCCGGGCTGGCGGGCCAGGCGTTGATCCCCTTTTTTGTCTCGATCGGCTGGCTGGCGCCGGGCGACCCCTTTCGCAAGATCACCTTCCTGATTGCGCTCGGCATGATCATGGGCGCCGCGCTGCTCGATATCTCGCTGATCCTGCTCAAGGTGTACCGGCATGGCCGGCAGTTGCCCGCACGGATACGGCGCGAGCCCTCTGCGGCGGCAGGTGACGGCAGCCTGTGGCGGATGGTGGCGTGGGTGCTGTTCTGGGGGCTCGCGGTGGTGGCGGTGGGCGTGGGCCTGCTGCATCAGCCCGCGGGCTACATGGTGCTGGCGGTGTTGCTGGTGTTCGTGTTCGCCATGGTCAACGGCATCTCGGTGGGCATGGTCGACCAGAACCCGATTTCTTCCGCATTCGTGCTGTCCGTGATCCTGATGGCCGCGCTGGGTTTGCGTGACCCGAATGTGGGGCTGATCGCGGCGACGGTGCTGCTGGTCTCGACCAGCGAGGCGTGCGACATGCAGCAAGACCGCTCCACCGGCTGGCGGCTCGGCACCAGCCGCACCGTGCAGTTTCGCTTCCAGGTGGCGGGCATCGTTGCCGGCGCGGTGCTGGCCGTGTTGTTCGCCAGGCTGTTCATGCGGGCGTATCCGGCGCTGGCGCTCGACCAGACTGTGCTCTCGGCCGGCGAGCAGCCCCAGCACTGGGCTTCGGCCATGACTTACAAGATCGTCGGCGCGTTGCGCGGCTTGACCAACGACTTGCCGCACCAGCGCACGGCGGTTGTGCTGGGCATCGTTCTTGGGCTGGCCACGGCGGTGCTGCGCCTTCTGGTCAAGTCGTGGCCGCGCTACCAGCGCTTTGCCCGGGCGGGAAGAGGCGGCCGCGTTGCCGATTTCCTGCTGGATGCGGTGTTGCTGCCGTCGCCCTATGCCTCGTCCTTTGGCGGCTTCGTCAACCTGCCCACCTCGGCGTGGTTCGCGCTGGGCGGCGTCGTGGCCAGCCTGCTCAACCGCTTGCGCAATCCCGGGGACGCGCCGGATACCTTGCCCGAGGACATGAGCACGACATCGCTGGTGGGCGGCGGGCTGATCGCAGGGGATGCGCTGGCGGCGCTCGGGCTTGGCATCGCGGGACTGCTGTTTACGGCTTTACGCTAG
- a CDS encoding LysR family transcriptional regulator: MARRNLNDLLYFVTIAREGSFTRAAAHLEVTQSALSQAINGLEARLQIRLLTRTTRSVSPTAAGERLLNAIGHRFDEIESELDELTELRDKPAGTVRITCGDHILRTTILPKLTPLLREYPDIKVEFDVNYGFRDIVADRFDAGVRLGDTIDKDMIAVPIGPQLRMAIAASPEYFKSHPIPKKPHDLLNHNCINMRMQSSGGIFVWDFQRRGKQLNVRVDGQLIFNTSHNIVEAALAGLGIASLPEEEFAPHIEEGRLVRVLDDWCEPFSGFFLYYPSRRQPSPAFSLVVDALRYRESNSSKGQLGSSTRKVRSRKDSSAQ, encoded by the coding sequence GTGGCCAGACGCAACCTCAACGACCTTCTATATTTCGTCACCATTGCGCGCGAAGGCAGCTTCACACGCGCCGCGGCGCATCTGGAGGTGACGCAATCGGCATTGAGCCAGGCGATCAACGGCCTGGAGGCACGACTTCAGATCCGGCTGCTGACTCGCACCACGCGCAGCGTCTCGCCGACGGCAGCAGGCGAGCGCCTGTTGAATGCCATCGGCCATCGGTTTGACGAGATCGAGTCCGAGTTGGATGAACTGACTGAGCTGCGCGACAAGCCTGCGGGGACGGTGCGCATCACCTGCGGCGATCACATTCTACGAACCACGATTCTCCCGAAGCTCACCCCGTTGTTGCGCGAGTACCCCGACATCAAGGTCGAGTTCGACGTGAACTACGGCTTCCGGGACATCGTTGCGGATCGCTTCGATGCGGGTGTCCGGTTGGGCGACACCATCGACAAGGACATGATCGCCGTGCCCATCGGGCCGCAACTGCGCATGGCGATTGCCGCGTCGCCCGAGTACTTCAAGTCGCACCCGATTCCCAAGAAACCGCACGACCTGCTGAATCACAACTGCATCAACATGCGGATGCAGAGCAGTGGCGGGATTTTTGTATGGGACTTTCAGCGGCGTGGCAAGCAGTTGAATGTGCGCGTGGATGGACAGCTCATCTTCAACACGTCGCACAACATAGTGGAGGCCGCGCTCGCCGGACTCGGCATCGCCAGTCTGCCCGAAGAAGAGTTCGCACCGCATATCGAGGAAGGCCGCCTGGTACGCGTGCTGGACGACTGGTGCGAGCCGTTCTCGGGGTTCTTCCTGTACTACCCCAGCCGCCGGCAACCGTCGCCAGCTTTTTCGCTGGTTGTGGATGCGCTTCGGTATAGGGAGAGCAACTCAAGCAAAGGTCAGCTTGGTAGTTCGACCAGGAAAGTTAGGTCGCGGAAGGATTCGTCTGCGCAATAA
- a CDS encoding cyclophilin-like fold protein: MKIRLIVGEQVAIATLYDNVTARDFASLLPLSLTMTDYDTIERVSDLPRTLSKQGAPEGMAPVAGELTHYAPWCNLAILIKPRSYSRSLLPLGKVDEGLPILSRPGPYKVRIERVAP; this comes from the coding sequence ATGAAGATTCGCCTGATCGTCGGCGAGCAGGTCGCCATCGCCACCCTATACGACAACGTCACCGCCCGGGATTTCGCGTCGCTGCTGCCGCTGTCCTTGACGATGACGGACTACGACACCATCGAGCGTGTCTCCGACCTGCCGCGCACGCTGTCCAAGCAGGGCGCTCCTGAGGGCATGGCGCCCGTGGCCGGTGAGCTGACTCACTACGCGCCTTGGTGCAACCTGGCGATCTTAATCAAGCCTCGCTCCTATTCGCGCAGCCTGTTGCCGCTGGGCAAGGTTGATGAGGGTCTGCCCATCTTGTCCCGGCCCGGGCCGTACAAAGTGCGGATTGAGCGCGTAGCACCCTGA
- a CDS encoding MFS transporter, which translates to MTATAIDTPKGDTNTLNEPQEQPAAWSGVFAMSVCALALIASEFLPVSLLTPMARDLHVTEGMTGQGIAISGAFAVLASLFISALAGNLNRKPLLLGLTAAMGVSGAIVALAPNYFTYMLGRALIGVVVGGFWSMSAATAIRLVPARDVPRALAIVNGGNALATAVAAPLGAYLGTVIGWRGAFLCLVPVSLIALAWQWKTLPSMQAAARVSGIGNVFKVFTLFARPGVAVGMLASSLLFMGQFGLFTYVRPFLETITGVHGATISLILLVIGAAGFIGTVLIGRVLQRGFYQTLIIIPLLMAATALALIAFGGWIAGVVALLGLWGLTGTSAPVGWWAWIAKVFPKDAEAGGGLFVAVVQMSIALGSTVGGLLFDHSGYQSTFVVSAVLLAISAVLTVMTARRSAAHA; encoded by the coding sequence ATGACAGCCACCGCCATCGACACCCCCAAGGGCGACACCAACACCCTCAACGAACCTCAAGAGCAGCCGGCGGCCTGGAGCGGCGTCTTTGCCATGTCGGTTTGTGCTCTCGCACTGATCGCGTCGGAATTCCTACCCGTCAGCCTGCTGACGCCCATGGCAAGAGACCTTCATGTCACCGAAGGCATGACCGGCCAGGGCATCGCCATCTCCGGCGCGTTCGCGGTGCTTGCGAGCCTGTTCATCTCGGCGCTGGCAGGCAACCTGAACCGCAAGCCCCTGCTGCTGGGGCTGACGGCGGCAATGGGCGTTTCCGGCGCGATCGTCGCACTGGCGCCGAACTACTTCACCTACATGCTAGGCCGGGCGCTGATCGGCGTCGTCGTTGGCGGATTCTGGTCAATGTCGGCGGCCACGGCCATTCGGCTGGTGCCAGCGCGCGATGTGCCACGCGCTCTCGCCATCGTCAATGGCGGCAACGCACTCGCCACGGCGGTCGCCGCGCCGCTGGGCGCCTACCTGGGCACTGTCATCGGCTGGCGCGGTGCGTTTCTGTGTCTGGTTCCAGTGTCGCTGATCGCGCTGGCCTGGCAGTGGAAGACGCTCCCGTCGATGCAAGCGGCGGCACGCGTGTCCGGCATCGGCAATGTGTTCAAGGTGTTCACCCTGTTCGCGCGCCCCGGTGTCGCTGTGGGCATGCTGGCCAGCAGTTTGCTGTTCATGGGGCAGTTCGGGCTGTTCACCTATGTGCGGCCGTTCTTGGAAACGATCACGGGAGTGCATGGAGCCACGATCTCGCTGATCCTGTTGGTGATCGGCGCGGCGGGCTTCATCGGCACCGTACTCATTGGCCGCGTCCTGCAGCGGGGCTTCTATCAGACGCTGATCATCATTCCGCTGCTGATGGCCGCGACGGCCCTGGCTCTGATCGCTTTCGGCGGCTGGATCGCCGGCGTTGTCGCGCTGCTCGGCCTGTGGGGCCTGACAGGCACCTCGGCGCCTGTGGGCTGGTGGGCCTGGATCGCCAAGGTATTCCCCAAGGATGCAGAGGCCGGCGGCGGTCTGTTCGTCGCCGTGGTTCAGATGTCCATCGCACTGGGCTCCACCGTGGGCGGCCTGCTGTTCGACCACAGCGGCTATCAGAGCACCTTCGTGGTAAGCGCGGTGCTGTTGGCGATCTCTGCCGTCCTGACGGTCATGACTGCACGCAGATCTGCGGCACATGCCTGA
- a CDS encoding MFS transporter, with amino-acid sequence MPTQPSIGITEFIDRQPLSAFQVTIVVLCFLIVAIDGFDTAAIGFIAPAIRAEWQLTPAHLAPLFGAGLTGLMAGAFLFGPLADRFGRKNVLLFCVLFFGVASLACAFSGSLWGLVALRFLTGLGLGGAMPNTITLTSEYCPAKRRSFLVTTMFCGFTIGSALGGLASASLIEEHGWRAVLLLGGVLPLLLLPLLVWKLPESVRYLVLSGKHPEKVAAILERIAPRERVAPGSIVVADKRAPGSPVAHLFKPELVRGTLLLWLTFFMSLLVIYLLSSWLPTLLRATGISLKTAALVTMMFQVGGTLGAIVLGWLMDRANPHYVLAASYALAGVFITAIGSLTTAPWLAGVAVFAAGFCISGSQVGANALSAAYYPTDCRATGVSWANGVGRMGSVVGSVGGGTMLSMGLTMPALFLMVGIPAVMAGATMLRFGRHRAGQARRMAVAA; translated from the coding sequence GTGCCCACGCAACCATCCATCGGCATCACCGAATTCATCGACCGCCAGCCGTTATCGGCCTTCCAGGTCACGATCGTCGTGCTTTGCTTCTTGATCGTCGCCATCGACGGATTCGATACCGCCGCGATCGGCTTTATCGCACCCGCGATCCGCGCCGAATGGCAGCTCACGCCGGCGCACCTGGCGCCGTTGTTTGGCGCCGGGCTCACCGGCCTGATGGCTGGCGCGTTCCTGTTCGGACCGCTGGCCGACCGCTTTGGCCGCAAGAACGTGCTGCTCTTTTGTGTGCTGTTTTTTGGCGTCGCGAGCCTGGCCTGCGCGTTCTCCGGCTCGCTGTGGGGGCTGGTGGCGCTGCGTTTCCTGACCGGTCTGGGGCTGGGCGGCGCCATGCCCAATACCATCACGCTGACCTCTGAGTATTGCCCGGCCAAGCGCCGCTCCTTCCTGGTCACGACCATGTTCTGCGGCTTCACGATTGGCTCGGCCCTGGGCGGCCTGGCCTCGGCGAGCCTGATCGAAGAGCACGGCTGGCGCGCCGTGCTGCTGCTGGGTGGCGTGCTGCCGTTGCTGCTGCTGCCGCTCCTGGTCTGGAAGCTGCCTGAGTCGGTCCGCTACCTGGTGCTGAGCGGCAAGCACCCGGAAAAGGTGGCGGCCATCCTGGAGCGGATCGCGCCGCGCGAGCGTGTCGCGCCTGGCAGCATCGTGGTGGCGGACAAGCGCGCGCCCGGCTCGCCGGTTGCGCACCTGTTCAAGCCCGAGCTGGTGCGCGGGACCTTGCTGCTGTGGCTGACCTTCTTCATGAGCTTGCTGGTGATCTACCTGCTGTCGAGCTGGCTGCCCACGCTGCTGCGGGCAACCGGGATCTCGCTCAAGACGGCGGCCCTTGTCACCATGATGTTCCAGGTGGGCGGCACGCTTGGCGCCATCGTGCTGGGCTGGCTGATGGACCGGGCCAACCCGCACTATGTGCTGGCCGCAAGCTACGCGCTGGCAGGTGTGTTCATCACCGCCATCGGCAGCCTGACCACGGCGCCATGGCTGGCCGGGGTGGCGGTATTCGCCGCTGGCTTCTGCATCTCCGGCTCGCAAGTGGGCGCCAATGCCTTGTCGGCGGCCTACTATCCCACCGATTGCCGCGCCACCGGCGTGAGCTGGGCCAACGGCGTCGGGCGGATGGGCTCGGTGGTTGGCTCGGTCGGGGGCGGGACGATGCTGTCGATGGGCCTGACCATGCCCGCGCTGTTCCTGATGGTGGGGATACCGGCGGTGATGGCTGGCGCCACCATGCTCCGGTTCGGACGCCATCGCGCGGGCCAGGCACGGCGCATGGCGGTGGCGGCCTGA